A single Parabacteroides timonensis DNA region contains:
- a CDS encoding MATE family efflux transporter, giving the protein MSKEKALFRQERERLLLTGEIPRLFTKYALPGVAGLLFLGIQSVIDGIVLGRFVGANALASVNLILPCYSLISAFAIVMGIGGQTIVSISLGKGDKQEANNALRSVFLFLITMSLAVSLLIYLFAGEIASFLGANAVLQGDAVGYIRALVPFFPFLCTMFFGDYIIKAMGHPLYATSVMGTTVILNIILDLVFVAVLGWGVMGAGLATGIAFTIGACLNVPRLFSRHEVVAVQRGRYNWRLVWNAFYNGSSEGMSELSVAITVFLFNITMMKYLGESGVAAFTAINYILFIGTTIFLGISDGIIPIIGYNYGAKKQERIKSILGLAVRVNSAIGIGLFLVLLLFGEQIIGLFFNDHSSEAFAIASRGVSIYCFAFLLCGLNILASSYFTAIGNAKISIIISALRGLIFVGIGILVLPAVFGIDAIWYDIPIAEICTLSVSYWLVRKSLKQ; this is encoded by the coding sequence ATGAGTAAGGAAAAAGCTCTCTTCCGCCAGGAAAGAGAGAGGTTATTGTTGACAGGTGAGATTCCCCGGTTATTTACAAAGTATGCACTTCCCGGCGTGGCGGGACTATTATTTCTGGGTATCCAGTCCGTAATTGACGGGATTGTGCTCGGACGGTTTGTGGGCGCTAATGCGCTGGCTAGTGTGAATCTGATCTTACCGTGTTATAGTTTGATCTCGGCGTTTGCCATCGTGATGGGCATCGGGGGACAGACGATTGTCAGTATCAGTCTGGGAAAAGGTGATAAGCAGGAAGCGAACAACGCGTTGCGTTCGGTATTCCTGTTCCTGATTACCATGTCTTTGGCGGTGAGCCTGTTGATTTATTTATTTGCGGGAGAGATCGCTTCTTTCCTGGGGGCGAATGCAGTGTTGCAGGGGGATGCCGTAGGATATATCCGGGCATTGGTCCCTTTCTTCCCGTTTTTGTGTACGATGTTCTTCGGCGACTATATCATTAAGGCGATGGGGCATCCCTTGTATGCGACTTCGGTCATGGGGACGACCGTGATCCTGAATATTATTCTCGACCTCGTGTTCGTTGCCGTATTGGGTTGGGGCGTGATGGGAGCCGGACTGGCGACCGGTATTGCCTTTACGATCGGTGCTTGCCTGAATGTGCCCCGGTTGTTTTCGCGTCACGAAGTCGTTGCCGTCCAACGTGGACGCTACAATTGGCGGCTGGTATGGAATGCTTTCTATAACGGGTCGTCGGAGGGTATGTCTGAACTGTCGGTAGCAATTACCGTTTTCCTCTTCAATATCACGATGATGAAGTATCTGGGTGAAAGTGGGGTGGCGGCGTTTACGGCAATCAATTATATCCTGTTTATCGGAACCACCATATTCCTGGGGATATCGGATGGTATCATACCTATTATAGGATATAACTACGGGGCGAAGAAGCAGGAACGTATCAAGTCGATCCTGGGACTTGCCGTGCGGGTTAATTCCGCGATCGGGATCGGTTTGTTCCTGGTATTGTTATTGTTCGGCGAACAGATTATCGGATTGTTTTTCAACGATCACAGCAGCGAGGCCTTTGCTATTGCGTCGCGGGGTGTCTCGATCTATTGCTTTGCCTTTTTGTTGTGCGGTCTGAATATCCTGGCATCCAGCTATTTTACGGCTATCGGGAATGCGAAGATTTCGATCATTATATCAGCTTTGAGAGGACTCATATTCGTAGGAATCGGCATACTTGTCCTCCCCGCTGTATTCGGTATCGACGCCATCTGGTATGATATACCGATCGCTGAGATTTGCACGTTGTCAGTCTCTTACTGGCTGGTGCGTAAGTCGTTAAAACAATAG
- the tsaD gene encoding tRNA (adenosine(37)-N6)-threonylcarbamoyltransferase complex transferase subunit TsaD, with protein sequence MSVTILGIESSCDDTSSSVIRDGVMLSNVIASQAVHEAYGGVVPELASRAHQQNIIPVVAEAIKRAGIDKSELSAVAFTRGPGLMGSLLVGTSFAKGFAASLDIPMIEINHLQAHVLAHFIKETPEDDHAPSFPFLCLLVSGGNSQIIKVNAYNDMEVIGQTIDDAAGEAFDKCAKVMGLGYPGGPVVNRLANEGNPKAFTFSKPHIPGYDYSFSGLKTSFLYTLRDKLQEDPDFIENNKRDLCASLQSTVIDILMDKLRKAAKDLNIKEVAVAGGVSANSGLRDAFLDHAKRYGWKVHIPKFAFTTDNAAMVAITGYYKFLDKDFCPMDAVPFSRVVI encoded by the coding sequence GAGTGTAACAATATTGGGGATAGAATCATCCTGTGATGATACTTCCTCTTCCGTAATACGCGACGGCGTGATGCTGTCGAATGTGATAGCCAGTCAGGCGGTTCACGAAGCATATGGTGGCGTGGTTCCCGAGCTGGCTTCACGCGCACACCAGCAGAATATCATCCCGGTGGTCGCAGAGGCTATCAAGCGTGCAGGTATCGATAAGTCGGAACTGAGCGCCGTTGCGTTCACACGCGGGCCGGGGTTGATGGGATCCCTGCTGGTCGGTACCTCCTTTGCCAAAGGGTTTGCCGCATCTTTGGACATCCCGATGATCGAGATCAACCATTTGCAGGCGCATGTACTGGCTCACTTTATCAAGGAAACGCCGGAAGACGATCATGCTCCCTCGTTCCCGTTCCTGTGTTTGCTGGTATCGGGCGGTAACTCGCAGATCATCAAAGTAAATGCTTATAACGACATGGAGGTGATAGGGCAGACGATAGACGACGCAGCGGGCGAAGCCTTCGACAAATGTGCGAAGGTGATGGGACTGGGTTATCCGGGTGGTCCGGTGGTGAACCGCTTGGCCAACGAAGGAAATCCGAAAGCCTTTACTTTCAGCAAACCGCATATTCCGGGGTACGATTATAGCTTCAGCGGACTGAAGACTTCTTTCCTCTACACCTTGAGGGATAAACTACAGGAAGATCCGGACTTCATCGAAAATAATAAACGTGACCTTTGTGCCTCCCTTCAGTCGACAGTGATCGATATCCTGATGGATAAGTTGCGCAAGGCAGCGAAAGACCTGAATATAAAAGAGGTGGCGGTGGCCGGCGGTGTTTCGGCAAACTCCGGTTTGCGCGATGCCTTCCTCGACCATGCGAAGCGGTATGGCTGGAAAGTGCATATCCCGAAGTTCGCGTTTACAACAGACAACGCGGCGATGGTTGCCATCACTGGTTATTATAAATTCCTCGATAAGGATTTTTGTCCGATGGACGCTGTTCCGTTCTCACGGGTGGTTATTTAA
- a CDS encoding SGNH/GDSL hydrolase family protein yields the protein MKRLLSIFILCMVCLSAGAEWKWQNPMDAGFPVIQNQGWPGEIGQTYVRLPDRAKGEVREPVWNLSRNSAGLAIHFYCNSPQITVRYQVSGGYAMPHMQSTGVSGLDLYSIDSEGKWSFCFGNYSFGDTIRYSYTNLGQDKFHNRGFEYRLYLPLYNSIKWMEIGTPEGTELTFIPQSPEKPIVLYGTSIAQGACSSRPAMAWANILQRSLDYPLVNLGFSGNGQLEKAVLNYIVEQDARLYILDCLPNFTQKTNEEVTALVIAAVKQIREKRNAPILLVEHAGYSNAPSNRGQYELYTRLNAASRKGYEALLQAGVKDLYYLTHEELNYPPDAWVDYVHPSDLGATYQATAVEKKVRDILRLPVGDSPTTQPVTQRREPNNYEWQTRHRDILKHIEQNPPKAVILGNSITHFWGGEPAGPRSSGAKSWKKIMEPAGFQNLGYGYDRIENVLWRIYHGELDGYEADKVVLMIGTNNMGISPDNDIVEGLRFLITAIRNRQPKATVKVIGILPRREHEDWVKNINQQIRTMANEENCLFSDAGTTLLLPTGKIDESLFNDGLHPNEKGYQLIAKTIAE from the coding sequence ATGAAAAGACTGTTGAGTATCTTTATTCTATGTATGGTATGCCTCTCTGCCGGGGCAGAATGGAAATGGCAGAATCCGATGGACGCAGGTTTCCCTGTGATCCAGAACCAGGGCTGGCCCGGTGAGATCGGACAGACCTATGTACGCCTACCCGACCGGGCAAAGGGCGAAGTCAGGGAACCGGTTTGGAACCTCTCCCGCAACTCAGCCGGACTGGCTATTCATTTTTATTGCAACTCCCCCCAGATAACCGTACGTTACCAGGTAAGCGGTGGGTATGCTATGCCGCACATGCAATCGACCGGCGTATCGGGTCTCGACCTGTATAGCATCGACAGCGAGGGCAAGTGGAGTTTCTGTTTCGGTAACTACTCATTCGGAGATACGATCCGATACAGCTATACGAACCTGGGACAAGACAAGTTCCATAACCGCGGGTTTGAATACAGACTCTACTTACCTTTATATAATAGTATCAAGTGGATGGAGATCGGCACACCGGAAGGAACCGAACTGACTTTCATTCCCCAATCGCCGGAGAAGCCGATCGTTCTTTACGGTACTTCCATCGCACAGGGCGCTTGCTCCTCACGTCCGGCTATGGCGTGGGCGAACATCCTGCAACGTTCGCTGGATTATCCGTTGGTCAATCTGGGATTTTCAGGTAACGGGCAACTCGAAAAAGCAGTCCTGAACTACATCGTTGAGCAGGATGCCCGCCTCTACATCCTGGATTGCCTGCCCAACTTCACACAAAAAACCAATGAAGAAGTAACCGCCCTGGTAATTGCCGCCGTCAAACAAATCCGGGAAAAACGAAACGCTCCCATCCTCCTGGTAGAACATGCCGGATACAGCAACGCTCCCAGCAACCGAGGACAATACGAATTATATACCCGCCTGAACGCCGCTTCACGCAAAGGATACGAAGCCTTGTTGCAAGCCGGTGTCAAAGACCTGTATTACCTGACACATGAAGAATTGAACTATCCGCCCGATGCCTGGGTTGACTACGTACACCCTTCTGACCTCGGAGCCACCTACCAGGCGACAGCCGTTGAAAAGAAAGTACGCGACATCCTCCGGCTGCCGGTAGGTGACAGCCCGACGACCCAGCCTGTCACTCAACGTCGCGAACCGAACAATTACGAATGGCAGACCCGCCATCGCGACATATTGAAGCATATCGAGCAAAACCCGCCCAAAGCCGTCATCCTCGGCAACTCGATCACTCATTTCTGGGGAGGAGAACCGGCTGGACCGAGAAGCAGCGGCGCGAAAAGCTGGAAGAAGATCATGGAACCGGCCGGATTCCAGAATCTGGGATACGGTTACGACCGTATAGAAAACGTACTTTGGCGCATCTACCACGGTGAGTTGGATGGATATGAAGCGGATAAAGTTGTCCTGATGATCGGAACGAACAATATGGGAATCAGCCCGGACAATGATATTGTAGAAGGTCTGCGTTTCCTCATCACAGCTATCCGTAACCGCCAACCGAAAGCGACGGTCAAAGTGATCGGTATCCTTCCCCGCCGGGAACACGAGGATTGGGTGAAAAACATCAACCAGCAAATCCGCACAATGGCGAACGAGGAAAACTGCCTGTTCAGCGATGCCGGAACCACCTTGCTCCTGCCCACCGGCAAGATCGACGAATCGCTTTTCAACGACGGCCTGCATCCGAACGAGAAAGGGTATCAGTTAATAGCTAAAACAATAGCCGAGTAA
- a CDS encoding Crp/Fnr family transcriptional regulator: MDKFIEQQRAVYPMSDEAIRLLVDEMEEVAFSKGELSTREGDRDPFVWFVKEGLVRAYVELDTKDITLWFASDGEMINFVYRDISVYNVEMVEDTVLFRIPATKLDKLFEQSHDIAIWGLKLLDYYLREYENYFINDSWSDAREQYESLMHSRPDLFQRVPLKHIASYLQITPQSLSRIRSSSK, from the coding sequence ATGGATAAATTCATAGAACAACAGCGGGCGGTTTATCCCATGTCCGACGAAGCGATCCGGTTGCTGGTCGACGAGATGGAGGAGGTGGCTTTCTCGAAAGGAGAACTTTCGACGAGGGAAGGCGACCGCGACCCGTTTGTCTGGTTCGTCAAAGAGGGATTGGTCCGGGCATATGTCGAACTGGATACGAAAGATATCACCTTATGGTTTGCCAGCGACGGCGAAATGATCAATTTCGTTTACCGCGACATCTCGGTCTATAACGTGGAGATGGTGGAGGATACCGTCCTGTTCCGCATCCCTGCCACGAAACTGGACAAACTTTTCGAACAGTCGCACGATATCGCTATCTGGGGATTGAAGCTGCTCGACTATTACCTGCGGGAATATGAGAACTATTTTATCAACGACAGTTGGAGTGATGCCCGCGAACAATACGAGAGTCTGATGCACTCGCGCCCGGATCTGTTCCAGCGAGTGCCGTTGAAACATATCGCTTCCTACCTGCAGATCACGCCGCAATCGTTGAGCCGTATCCGTTCCTCTTCTAAATAA
- a CDS encoding CinA family protein, whose product MNSISEQLGKLLRTKKLSMGTAESCTGGRIANMITLVAGSSDYFVGGVVSYSNEVKQHVLGVSEESLRQHGAVSREVVEQMAQGAIRTLGCDCAVATSGIAGPGGGTPEKPVGTVWIAAALKGEIVSHCFHFGTVRAENIQAAADAALTLLLDLLQKQHG is encoded by the coding sequence ATGAATTCAATAAGCGAACAATTAGGCAAACTTCTTCGAACGAAGAAGTTGTCGATGGGGACGGCGGAAAGCTGCACGGGGGGCCGGATAGCCAATATGATTACGCTGGTGGCAGGTAGCTCCGATTATTTTGTCGGGGGAGTTGTCTCTTACAGCAACGAAGTGAAACAGCATGTATTGGGTGTTTCGGAAGAAAGTCTTCGCCAGCATGGGGCCGTCAGCCGCGAAGTGGTGGAACAGATGGCGCAGGGAGCGATCCGTACCCTCGGATGCGACTGTGCTGTAGCGACTTCCGGTATTGCAGGACCCGGCGGAGGAACCCCGGAAAAACCGGTCGGCACGGTTTGGATCGCCGCAGCCCTGAAAGGTGAAATCGTCTCACATTGTTTTCATTTCGGAACGGTCAGGGCGGAAAATATACAGGCGGCGGCGGATGCTGCGTTGACCCTGTTATTGGACTTGTTACAAAAACAGCATGGATAA